Proteins encoded within one genomic window of Setaria italica strain Yugu1 chromosome IV, Setaria_italica_v2.0, whole genome shotgun sequence:
- the LOC101784977 gene encoding uncharacterized protein LOC101784977, translating into MPPQFPTARLLTRQLPLPHRLPPPLPFAPLPPAPRALRRLPPPLLPRGACRARRPLLRGMASAAPGSPPTAAEAPPPTGTAPRRVALEELPWDHSFVRELPGDPRSDAIPREVLRSCYSKVSPSAKVDNPKLVAWSDSVADLLDLDHKEFERPEFPQFFSGATPLVGSSPYAQCYGGHQFGVWAGQLGDGRAITLGEVVNSRGERWELQLKGCGKTPYSRFADGLAVLRSSIREFLCSEAMHGLGIPTTRALCLVETGKSVVRDMFYDGNAKEEPGAIVCRVAPSFLRFGSYQIHATRGKEDLEIVRRLADYTIRHHYPHLENMKKSEGLSFEAAIGDSPAIDLTSNKYAAWAVEVAERTAYLIARWQGVGFTHGVLNTDNMSVLGLTIDYGPFGFLDAFDPSYTPNTTDLPGKRYCFANQPDVGLWNIAQFTGPLSSAELISQDEANYVMERYGTKFMDEYQSIMTKKLGLTKYNKQLISKLLNNLAVDKVDYTNFFRLLSNVKADPGIPESELLVPLKAALLDIGKERKDAWISWVQTYIEELVESGIPDEERKAAMNSVNPKYILRNYLCQSAIDVAEQGDYEEVRRLLKVMQHPYDEQPGMEKYARLPPAWAYRPGVCMLSCSS; encoded by the exons ATGCCGCCCCAGTTCCCCACCGCCCGCCTCCTCACCAGGCAGCTCCCGCTCCCGCACCGCCTCCCCCCGCCTCTCCCCTTCGCACCCCTGCCCCCGGCCCCtcgcgccctccgccgcctccccccgcCGCTTCTCCCGCGAGGCGCgtgccgcgcccgccggcccctgCTCCGCGGcatggcctccgccgcccctggGTCCCCCCCCACCGCcgcggaggcgccgccgcccaccgggaCCGCCCCGCGACGGGTCGCGCTGGAGGAGCTCCCCTGGGACCACTCCTTCGTCCGCGAGCTACCAGGCGACCCGCGATCCGACGCCATCCCGCGGGAG GTCCTCCGCTCCTGTTACTCCAAGGTGTCTCCCTCGGCCAAAGTGGACAACCCCAAGCTGGTGGCGTGGTCAGACTCCGTCGCTGACTTGCTCGATCTGGACCACAAAGA GTTTGAAAGGCCTGAATTTCCTCAGTTTTTCTCGGGAGCAACTCCACTGGTTGGAAG TTCGCCCTACGCTCAGTGCTATGGAGGACATCAGTTTGGTGTATGGGCTGGTCAGTTGGGAGATGGAAGAGCGATAACTCTTGGAGAGGTTGTCAACTCTCGAGGTGAGAGATGGGAGTTGCAGCTCAAGGGTTGTGGAAAGACTCCATACAGCAGATTTGCGGATGGTCTTGCTGTCCTACGCAGTAGCATCCGTGAATTCTTGTGCAGCGAAGCTATGCACGGTCTAGGCATTCCTACAACTCGTGCTCTCTGTCTAGTTGAAACTGGCAAATCAGTTGTCCGAGATATGTTCTATGA TGGCAATGCAAAAGAAGAGCCAGGCGCAATTGTTTGTCGTGTAGCGCCATCCTTTTTACGTTTTGGTTCATACCAGATACATGCTACGAGAGGCAAAGAGGATCTTGAAATTGTTCGTCGTTTGGCAGACTACACGATACGTCATCACTATCCGCATCTTGAAAATATGAAGAAGAGTGAAGGTTTATCGTTTGAAGCAGCTATAGGGGATTCTCCAGCAATTGATCTTACATCTAACAAATATGCAG CTTGGGCAGTTGAGGTTGCAGAGAGAACTGCTTACTTGATAGCCAGATGGCAGGGTGTTGGCTTCACCCATGGTGTACTCAACACTGACAATATGAGCGTGCTGGGCCTAACTATTGATTACGGACCATTTGGCTTTCTGGATGCCTTTGATCCTAGCTATACTCCAAATACCACTGACCTTCCTGGGAAGAGGTACTGTTTTGCAAATCAACCTGATGTTGGTTTGTGGAATATTGCACAGTTTACTGGACCATTGTCATCTGCAGAACTTATCAGCCAAGACGAGGCAAATTATGTAATGGAAAG GTATGGGACAAAGTTCATGGATGAGTATCAGTCTATCATGACAAAAAAACTGGGCCTAACCAAGTATAATAAGCAGCTAATCAGTAAGCTGCTTAACAACTTGGCTGTTGATAAGGTTGACTACACCAACTTTTTCCGTCTTCTTTCAAATGTCAAAGCAGATCCTGGCATTCCGGAGAGTGAGCTGCTTGTTCCACTGAAGGCTGCTCTCCTGGATAttgggaaagaaagaaaggatgcATGGATTAGTTGGGTGCAGACTTATATTGAAGAG CTGGTGGAGAGTGGCATTCCTGATGAAGAAAGGAAAGCTGCTATGAACTCTGTCAATCCGAAGTATATTCTTCGTAACTATCTCTGCCAATCAGCGATCGATGTGGCTGAGCAAGGTGATTATGAGGAGGTTCGCCGGCTGCTGAAAGTAATGCAACATCCATATGATGAACAGCCGGGAATGGAGAAGTATGCAAGGTTGCCACCAGCCTGGGCATACAGACCTGGAGTGTGCATGCTGTCCTGCTCCTCGTGA